DNA from Phocoena phocoena chromosome 1, mPhoPho1.1, whole genome shotgun sequence:
TGTTTAGAATATCTTACAAGATCTTTTCTGTGTAGCTTAATATTTATAAACCTCAGCAGACTGGATGTTCAGGAAATGACCCCTTCACTTCTTTTCCCATTGGTACAAAGACAAAATTAATGCCTTCTGAAACTAAAATAAAGGCATATATGTTTTGAACTAACTATTAAGAATAGCTCTAGGCGTCAGCATTGTACCTTTATCACTGTacacaattaaaaattacattttaacaagTAGCTTCTTATAAGATAAAAGCTCATGATCAATCTCTATAAAGAAAATCTCAGTCTTACCTTTTGGATCATTATGAGTCAAGAGCTGTATGTCAAATTGTTTAGCAAATGCAGTCAAATCGGGTGGCATCACACAGCAGGAGGCAAGATTAACTTGGTTACTATTTGGTTTTACCTagaagtggagaaaaaaaaaaaaaatgacatctccACTAAATTAAGTACTACAAAAAGTAGAAAGCAATAAAAGGATTCAATTTTAGAACACATGAAATATCACATTCTACAGTActtaaagtttataaaatacttttacatgtatatatttattaatgtatgCTGTTCTGACTCAGTGttaacagaggaaggaaaaatagcTTTACAAGGGGGAAAAAGCCAATATATTACTACACTATTAAAAAAGTCTCATGCTCGAACCTGCCATCTAATACCTCTGCCTTGGAAACTAACACGATTCTAAGTGGTATGGTTCCACCTACAAAGGAAATATGTCTTAAAGACAGAGGATCAAATACAAATGATAAGTATGTTTAATGTTGAAGTATACAATATGGTTATTAGTCAGACatttgaaaaagagaagaatCAGGTAATTTCTAATAGATGCTCTAGTTAATTTATAGATACATTTCAGATCATCTAAGTCTCTCCAACAGGATCTTAGCCACATTCTGGCTATCACCAAGCCAAAGGGACAAAGGGCAACTTTTCTCTAGGGTCTTCCTGcccataagaaaatgaaaaggctgggGATTATAAatgcaaaggaataaagaaaaacacagagagtAAACTACTTGTAAGCAAGTTCCCTAATCATTTTATAGGTTATTAGGCTAGAGAGTGGCAGTGATTGATTTATGACTCCATCTCCACATCAAGTTCTGTGAACAGAAGGTCTTATATATCTTTAACTAACAGAGCAAAGTATTTGTTATATATGATATTCTCTCACTTAGGAAATAAGAACCATGGACTAATAAAACCTGAAGGaaaacacaatatttttatcaCATAATTAAAACTGAAGGATAGAGCCTTAATTCATTTGGCTATGAATGCTTCAACACACACTTTCTAGTGTTATTGTCAAAGCCTGCTTCAAAACTCCCATATTTGGAACAGTCACCCCACAGTGGTGTCCACTATGTGCATGATGTttaatgggatgcagcaaagacTGTAAAAGACAGGCTCCTCCTGGAGTGCTCGTGATCTAGACGTCTTTTACCTGTGCCCACTGATAAAGCTGTTCCAACTGGGTTTTGTCCAGATCAGAGGTACCTATAGCAACGATCTTTTTGCTGTGGACTAAGTTTTGTAATTCTTCCCAGTAAGGCTGCAAATGCTCCAAGGAAAGATTAACTCCATCTTCAATAGGAGGTGAAGCAATGATCACAGAATCCAGCTGTGCAACTCCAAGGACTGAACAGGCTGATGTGAAGGAAAACACAAAGAGGATAAATGTTTGTTACATAATAAAAACAAGTTGCTTCTAATGTCCTTTAAGTACCCCACTGAATTCTGTCCATATAGTTCACTAGTATTCTACAAAACAGATTATTTCATTAGGTTTCATAATTTACCTGtcatttagaacatttccatcttttaaaaaagtataaagtgCCCATTCATCTACTTGGTCTATGTGGCAGATATGTGGGTTTCTTTGACCTGCCTCATTCCTGGGGAAGCTCACAACTACTACAGGTTCCTCTTTCTGAGGAACAGGCCTCCTTGTTTCCTAGGCCCCAGGACTTTTTGGTAGCTTCTGACCTAATAGTCTATAACTGGTAGTCAGAGCAAAGAATAAGCTTGAGACTCTGAGTGAAAGACTGAATTTATGGTCTTAACCTATATATTAATCTATGTTTATAGATGTAGATAatctcttaatttttataaaagtaattttaagagtttatttttaatgattattgtTCGCTCCATGGTTATATTAAAGAGCTATTTAGTTAATTGTTCAATGTATATAAATACtggaaggatattttaaaataaaaaacactgaataaCTATAATGCCATAGTAACCTAACCAAGTGctgaaaatagataaaaatgcTTGTTTCTGTTGTGGTTATTCTTTTGATATTTCACCTGTAGTACTAAAAGAGCTAAGAATATGATTAAGGAGAATTTCTATCTCTAAACATATAGTTAACATTTAATTATGTTACATCTTTTACATTCcttttatatatcaaaatatgaCCTTACATAAGTTGATGTGATTCTAGAGAAGCCTTAACAAATTAGGCTAgaactttaaaagataaaattgcaatgagctcattttcttttttacctgGACCTGAACAcaagatataactaatacaccTACACTAATTTAAAGTCCAcatgaaaataaagttgaaattttGCTTACCCATGTCAACTGCATTTCTAGTTGATGATGAAGAGTTTGATCCTACAATGAACAGTTTTGCTGGgtgacaaagaaaacaaaacagattacTATATTTGAGTAACATTCTACTACATAGTAGTAATACTGCTAAAATACTAAGATGACAGATAATCCTGAatgaattttttcctttcctagctgcattgttttatagttttaagaccTAAAAGTATATTTccactgtaattttaaaattatatgctaGTTGCCAACAATAATCTGATtgtcaaaacaaaaaagcaaatattaatttcCCCTTTATTAGAAGGCAGGGCAGATAAATATAGaaacttattaaaaatgtatatttttatgaattaaaCATTAATGGAGCATATTATTTTCTCCAATAAACTAAAGTCTATATAAAGCCTAAATTAGAGTTGCTTATAAtgagaagaaaattgaaaaaacaccccaaaaaccaaaaacaaacaaacactccACAATCCTACCCTCCTAATATTGCAtacaatcattttcatttttagacgACATTACCTTCAAGTTCTTGGTCATGTAAAGCAGAGtatatattttctacttccaCATACTTGGTTTACGCTTATGTAACAAATAATTTTACATCTCTATGCagtattatcttaattttttaaaacatcataacAGTAATGTATTCACTCTAGAAATGAGGAAAACCTATAGgagtaggggggaaaaaaaaaaccaaacaaacaaacaaaaaaaactctacCAATAGTCTCATCACCAAAAGCAATTACTGTTTAGATTTTTATGTactctggatttttcttttctttcctttttttatggccACATGGCTTGTCGAATCTTAGCTTGccaaccagggattggaccctCAGCAGTAAAAGCAGagtcgccagggaattccctgtactttgtatttttaatgaataattttacACACTCATTTTTAATGGTGAACATTATTCTGTAATTTTGATAGGGTATAATTTACTGAATGATTTCCTACTTTTTGGACTTTTAGATTAGTTCCAGTTTTTTGTTACTGAAATAAACAtctatgttaacttttttttcaactttatgccTGAAGCATTTCCCAAGGACAAACCGTCAGAAATGTGACTATGAGTCAAAGAATAGGATCTGTTTTTTGTGAGTCGTGCTCTATTTTATTTACCTACTATTTTATAAAAGACTTGTACCAGTTTACCAGAGCACTAAAAGTTAGGAGTTGCTCTCCTAACAATATAGGATGCTAttaaacaaaacgaaacaaaatatatatatatatatttgctaattTGATAGGTACAAAATATACCTGCCCAGAACCACATTAACTGGCATTTCTTTGCTTATCAGGAAAGTTGAGTAGTTTTTCATATTTATGAAATTGAGGCTTTGGCTTGATTTCAACTCagctttatatgtatatatttactttatgtaAACTCACTGTTCAAAAATCTaaatttactcaacaaatagGTGGAGTAAtaggaaagcaaagaggaaaatcaGAAAGGGGAATGGAGAGAAAACAGGGTTAATGAAACACCCttatgtaaagtgcctggcattCAACATATACAACAAATTTTCCTTGTACAACATTTCTTACATTTGTCATTTCCTTTCTACTGCTAGATAATCTTCCTAAAACATTGCTTTCCTCATGTTACTTCTCTATTTAAATGCCATCACAACTTCCTTACCAGGTGACAGTCAATCTTTACCACTTTGCCCCAGCCTTAGCTCCTGTAATTATACTCTGTGAACACCCTCCCCATCACTATCCCTCTGGCCATGAATTTGTGCCATTTGAAATGGTCTCCTCTCTCTGAAAGATGAGACATTTTTAGGTAGGTGAAGAGAGGAAAGCTCTTGATATTTATCAAAAACCTCAAGCCTTCCAGGAACTGAGGACAACTTGTAAGAGCTCCAAGATGGATCTACACCATGATGAACTGCAATCAACCACAGAGAAATGTTGCTCTGATGTCCTTTCCAACACAAATAATAATGTGAAATTAACAGAAAGAAATGGGTTTTGTAGTCAGGCATACCTGGATGGATTCCTGGTTCAACCACTTACTTGCTATATAACaactttcaagttattttttatttatttattttttttgtggtacgcaggcctcccactgttgtggcctctcccgttgcggagcacaggctccagacgcgcaggcccagcagctccgcggcatgtgggatcctcccggaccggggcacgaacccatgtaccctgcatcggcaggcggactctcaaccactgcgccaccagggaagcccaactttcaAGTTATTTAATGTCACTTGTGCAATGGGGATAATAAACCTACCCTGCagaattgttttgaaaattatatgaagaaaTATAAGCATAAAGTGTCaagtacagtgcctggtataAAGCAAGATTCAACaaatggtagttattattattagagTCAAAAGACAATGCCCTATCTCATCTCACATGTTCATCCTaataagagtaataataaaataacaacaaccacAACACAACCACAAATGGTAATAAATAACAGCTACCTGGCACTTACTTGTGCCAAGCACCATGCTAAGTGCTTCTTTTGTTATTTCATCTAACTTACAAAGAAGCCTGTGAAACAGgtgtatccccattttatagatgaggaaactgagctcagagaggttaaatcatTTGTTAGCCCCCGATTATATCAGTCAGTAATCTGCACATCCAGGAATTTCAATTTAGTTAAGCTCAAGCATTTAATGGCTATGTTATGCTGACTGTAGGCTGAGGACAAGAACATCTTAATTCCTTGAGCTTGGCATTATCTCTGGAAAGTAGGAGTCATTTCATCTTTGTTGAAGGGGTAGAGTATGTATTTGATTTCTCTTCATGCAACTTGTTGCCAAGACTTCTTTCTCTGCTCCCAGGCAACCTCAGCCATTGCTTAGCAGTATCACACCAGGAAGGGAGGGCTTATGCTGGCTTTAGGTGGGCAATGCTCTTAAGTCTTCCCTTTATTCTTTCCATTCCCTACACCTTACTCTTCCTACTGCTCTGATGTCCTACAAATAAATTAATGAGAACAAAATGAAGAGGTGAAGTTCTATTCTGACTCCATTGAAGTAGCCAATAGTGACCTCCTATAACTCCCTTTTTAAAGCtgactttaaaattatgttataaaAAATCTCTACATTTCCCACACTTAGTGATTGAGTTATCATTACCAGAAGTAAGGAAAGGTTTAGTCCCATGCTTGACAAAACCTCACTATCATCCACTGTCTAACAAAATGAACTGTAAAGGCTGGACTTTACCAGaaactttcatttcttctctttcatcaggATTTATCTTTTCTACTGCATGAGATACAGTACATTCCAAGACATCTGGAAACTCCTATAATAAACACATgatatttacaataaatataaaattagtgtTTCTGATTAGctatatattttctattgtcCATAACACTCTTTAGAAGCAGAGAACCCATAAAACAATAGAGTTCTTTACCTGAAGGGCCTAGATGGGCTTCATAACACTTGCAAAGCCCTGAAATAAAGGTaaagtgctgtgtgtgtgtgtgtgtgtgtgtgtgtgtgtccattttCTGGGAAAAAGTGTCCCATTTTGATGAGATACTCAGAGGGATGTCTGATCAAAAACAAacgaataaacaaacaagcagatTGGGCAGTATGTGAGGAGTTAGAACCACTAACACAGTAAACACTTTTACTCAGAAAAGAAACcaatgaaaagtaaataatattttccttctgGATACTGACATGTTAAAACACTTCCTGTATATCAATCACAAACATTTTaagccaaaatatatttttttctgaatgcaatggaaaaaaagtaaaggcGATTCCAATGCATAAAAATGAGTAGTTAATGagtgaaatgataaaatattagtACACATAAATCAGAAACATACTAACTCACATTTACAAGATTAAAACAAAGTAAACGGTGAGGATTTTCCCATGATTCTTGATCATattacaatgcctggcacatattaactATTTACAAGTCATGCACAGATGAATGGTCACTTCAGAAAAAGAGACAGATAGAAGACATTAATTAATGTCTGCCTAGCAGCCACAGAGTTACAAACTTGCAGTATGCTCAAGGAAACACTTATTTTCAGCATATGTCCTCTTCCATACTTTTTAAGTAGTCTATGTAATCTGTTACAAGCCTTTGGCTAAGTTGGATTCTGAAGAGTGGTTTACAGACAGGTGTTTTGTATATTAACATTTATGATAATGGCCATATACTGACATTCAATGAAACACAGTTCTTTACTGTTTCATAAGAAACtgatacttaaaaaattatttttagtggcTATATTTTGTGTTATAGTCTATCAAAGCAATCTACTAACCCAAATTGTTTGATAGTCATTCCTCTACTAGACCAAATATAAACTGGAACAAAACGCATTTTGAGAAAACTGTGGTGGGACTCTTAGTAGCTTGTCTAGTTGAAGAGTTGACTAGagtcagattttctctttcatgCTTAAGCCTACTGGGTCAGACTCCCACCTCAGCAAATCAACCACAATAAGTTTCATGCTAATTGCCTGTTTGACTTCCCTATCAAACCTGAGGAAGTTAATTTCCTGCTTATTACATGATTTCTTCATTCACAGTTCACTCACCCTGACCAAATCTGTGCTAATTTGGGAACTCCACTCATTCAAGGTCTTCCGGATACAATCTCGAAGCTGCAAAAGAAGTGCATTTTGAAACTGTTAATCATATGCTACACTATTCTGTACTTCTACAATAAGACTGCATTAGTCTGTTTAGGAAAAGGAACATATCAATAGTAAATAtcatacaaaaattttaattctataaGGTTTTTGCATCCTTTAACAAAGATTGATTTAGACCCGTTTTTATCCTACTCTTAATTCTCAAAGGTTCTTGACCTAAAGCAGTAATCTAAttatttaaaaggtatttttgtaTCAATGAAAATTTAAGTAAACTTCTGAGACGTAAAAGCAttcataaagaaacaaaaaaatttttcaagAATAAGGTTTATAAATGGAGGAACTTCAAGCCCAGGCAACCTGACTAGAATTAACATTAACCAACCACTATGCTATATTCCTCAAAGGCAAACAAATGATTCTCTAAGTGTGGCCAAAGAAATTCCTACATTAGACTCACCTGTGGTGTTTATTAAAAGTTCAAATTCCTGAGCTGCATCCTAGACCTCCTGAATCACTTTCTAAGGGCAGCAGAACTTCCATCTTAACAAGCGTCCAAGTAATCAAAATGCACTCTAAAGTCTACAAACCACTATATCCGTATCTTGCAGAAGTCAACTTGCATAAAGTCAGTCCTTAAGTCACTTCCTAACAGTTAGGTAGACCTTCGATCTGTCTTCAATGTTTTCTTATATAAACAAACAATTTTATTACACTAACATTATAGCATTTTGTTAATTCATTAAAGTGTCTACTTATCTTTTATCTCTTATGACGGTGTATTTCCAACTTATTTAATAGTGGTCCAAAATAATAAGACACAGTGAGTAAGGACCTACACAcatataacaacaaaaattcatAAAGCAATCTTTatgcttactacatgccagataCTCTGAGGGCTTCTATTatgagttagaaaaaaaatacgCTTCTCCATGACTCACTGAACTGATAA
Protein-coding regions in this window:
- the GCLM gene encoding glutamate--cysteine ligase regulatory subunit, coding for MGTDSRAAGALLARASTLHLQTGNLLNWGRLRKKCPSTHSEELRDCIRKTLNEWSSQISTDLVREFPDVLECTVSHAVEKINPDEREEMKVSAKLFIVGSNSSSSTRNAVDMACSVLGVAQLDSVIIASPPIEDGVNLSLEHLQPYWEELQNLVHSKKIVAIGTSDLDKTQLEQLYQWAQVKPNSNQVNLASCCVMPPDLTAFAKQFDIQLLTHNDPKELLSEASFQEALQESIPDIQAHEWVPLWLLRYSVIVKSRGIIKSKGYILQAKRKGF